Proteins co-encoded in one Funiculus sociatus GB2-C1 genomic window:
- a CDS encoding NERD domain-containing protein, which translates to MNNSSNWNTITESNFPWEREALDFVRQQFPAHEPYRAWSNFEFIATDGSINEVDLLVFTPQGFFLIEIKSRSGRLFGDAGTWTWETNGRLHTSNNPLIATNTKAKKLRSLLERQRACRSRGQIPFIEALVFCSAPELRCELQGTARSTIN; encoded by the coding sequence ATGAATAATTCGAGCAACTGGAACACGATTACTGAGTCAAACTTCCCGTGGGAGCGGGAGGCGCTGGACTTCGTGCGTCAGCAGTTCCCTGCACATGAGCCTTATCGAGCTTGGTCTAATTTTGAGTTTATTGCGACGGATGGCAGTATCAATGAGGTTGATCTGCTTGTCTTCACTCCGCAGGGGTTTTTCCTAATTGAGATTAAAAGTCGTTCTGGGCGGTTGTTTGGCGATGCAGGAACCTGGACTTGGGAAACAAACGGTAGACTCCATACCAGCAACAACCCGCTAATTGCAACCAATACCAAAGCTAAAAAGTTGCGATCGCTGCTAGAACGGCAAAGAGCCTGCCGAAGTAGAGGGCAGATTCCGTTTATCGAAGCCTTGGTGTTTTGTTCTGCTCCAGAGCTTCGCTGTGAACTGCAAGGAACTGCACGATCTACGATCAATTGA
- a CDS encoding tyrosine-type recombinase/integrase, whose product MQPKTVSEALEQFTKTKAAQANPRLVSNLQTALRRYILPNYGFAEAELRSHLDECLAKIPLSQFLGNARQLLETLDTGSNLHSKARKVSRGTLNNYHSALQRFLSWMYTQAWDDPTPSSRSGEYAPQMYIGQMLSKTQQKARQHQAEPYALKQEELTHKLEQQLEQLGDFWTKSQVRGRKGKAIALDTFETYKSNILCILGWLHNIQGYSSEQLAIEQVASLEQLQVFIDWGLKQKGNSYGWALNMVQASLSVAKWLDSQKQRNSEISAVKALQDYLHTLRTNYEHEFSQQSQSKAELTLEEGEQIVEYLRQCCAPRDQSGAPRSEAAILKSWQRYLITALLVYSPIRQREISQLEWQRTLFREKNVYRFQSALRSERGRKTLASREFRLPKHLAQDLDTWREQWRDKIPTDHNLVFVRLGSNRTPETIGQPLSTRDISELVSTAIYKATSVLFGTPKQVTPRAFRHTAFAYLEQIGCSRRGYPTRVSQGQIPQWSPPPQRYDSPAAQIAQQMRSPKRPINQPDPLLGALTPPPNNPINQPDPLLGALTPPPNNPINQPDPLLGALTSPEQTDSNIGSTKHIIEQFQLVEQSEPGDSPKDFSEP is encoded by the coding sequence ATGCAACCAAAGACAGTCAGTGAAGCATTAGAGCAATTTACCAAGACTAAGGCAGCTCAGGCTAACCCCCGACTCGTCAGTAATCTTCAGACAGCTTTAAGACGGTATATTTTGCCAAACTATGGGTTTGCGGAAGCTGAACTACGAAGTCATCTAGATGAATGTCTGGCAAAAATTCCGTTGTCACAGTTTTTAGGAAACGCAAGACAACTTCTGGAAACCCTGGATACTGGCTCAAATCTGCATTCAAAAGCGCGAAAAGTTTCCCGTGGAACCCTCAACAACTACCACTCAGCTTTGCAGAGATTTTTGAGCTGGATGTATACCCAAGCTTGGGATGACCCTACCCCAAGCAGTCGGAGCGGGGAGTATGCACCTCAGATGTACATCGGTCAAATGTTGTCCAAAACACAACAGAAAGCGAGACAGCATCAGGCAGAACCCTATGCCCTCAAACAGGAAGAGCTTACCCATAAGCTAGAGCAGCAGCTCGAACAACTCGGCGACTTCTGGACTAAATCTCAAGTACGGGGAAGAAAAGGAAAAGCGATCGCGCTCGACACCTTTGAAACTTATAAAAGTAATATTCTCTGCATTTTGGGATGGCTGCATAATATTCAGGGATACTCTTCCGAACAGCTCGCAATTGAGCAAGTGGCTTCGCTAGAGCAACTCCAAGTTTTCATCGACTGGGGTCTTAAGCAAAAGGGCAACAGCTACGGCTGGGCGCTCAATATGGTTCAGGCATCTTTATCTGTTGCTAAATGGCTGGACTCCCAGAAGCAGCGCAACTCAGAAATTTCTGCCGTTAAAGCGCTACAGGATTATTTACATACCCTTAGAACTAATTATGAACACGAGTTCTCACAACAGAGCCAGAGCAAAGCAGAGCTAACCCTGGAAGAAGGGGAGCAGATTGTCGAGTATTTACGGCAGTGCTGTGCACCACGGGATCAGTCAGGAGCGCCACGCTCAGAAGCGGCAATCTTGAAATCCTGGCAACGTTACCTGATTACCGCTCTTCTAGTTTACTCGCCGATTCGCCAAAGAGAAATTTCTCAGTTGGAGTGGCAGCGCACGCTATTTCGTGAAAAAAACGTCTACCGGTTTCAATCTGCCCTGAGGTCGGAAAGGGGGAGAAAAACTTTAGCTTCCCGCGAGTTTCGATTGCCTAAGCATCTCGCTCAAGACTTGGACACCTGGAGGGAGCAGTGGCGTGACAAGATTCCCACGGATCATAATTTAGTCTTTGTACGGCTTGGTTCTAATCGCACACCCGAAACCATAGGCCAACCCCTTAGTACCCGCGACATTTCTGAGCTGGTTTCCACAGCCATCTACAAAGCTACCTCAGTATTGTTTGGGACTCCCAAGCAAGTCACACCGCGAGCTTTTCGACACACGGCTTTCGCTTACTTAGAACAAATCGGATGTTCAAGACGAGGTTACCCGACTAGGGTCAGTCAGGGACAAATTCCTCAATGGTCGCCACCTCCCCAGAGGTATGACAGTCCGGCAGCACAGATTGCTCAACAGATGCGATCTCCCAAGCGTCCAATTAATCAGCCTGACCCATTACTGGGAGCGTTGACACCACCGCCCAATAACCCAATTAATCAGCCTGACCCATTACTGGGAGCGTTGACACCACCGCCCAATAACCCAATTAATCAGCCTGACCCGTTACTGGGAGCGTTGACATCCCCAGAACAGACTGATAGTAATATCGGCTCCACTAAACACATCATTGAACAGTTTCAGCTTGTTGAACAGTCGGAGCCAGGAGACTCCCCTAAAGATTTTTCAGAGCCTTAA
- a CDS encoding 6-pyruvoyl trahydropterin synthase family protein, with product MPKWKLVTEFAFDSAHYIKDYDGPCGRMHGHTYKVRIEATSSKLHSSEYCPHSVMVADFRTLRWAKQDVMKGGLDHCVLNEILPPEYEATAEMIAKYIYDKTKKQVPEGVQLKVAVSETPNSWVEYEDD from the coding sequence ATGCCCAAATGGAAACTGGTAACAGAATTCGCGTTTGACAGCGCCCACTACATCAAAGACTACGATGGTCCCTGCGGTCGGATGCACGGGCATACCTATAAGGTGCGAATCGAGGCAACCTCATCTAAGCTCCACTCCTCAGAATACTGCCCTCACTCAGTCATGGTGGCTGATTTCAGAACCTTGCGCTGGGCTAAGCAGGACGTGATGAAGGGAGGACTGGATCACTGCGTTCTGAATGAAATTTTGCCCCCAGAGTACGAGGCAACGGCTGAGATGATTGCTAAGTATATTTATGACAAAACGAAGAAACAAGTGCCTGAGGGTGTGCAACTGAAAGTTGCAGTTTCAGAAACTCCTAATTCTTGGGTAGAGTATGAGGATGACTGA
- a CDS encoding dienelactone hydrolase family protein, producing the protein MKIEQTEVLISTSDGEMPACLFTPTGSDYLEVGSASHYKPAILLLMEAFGLTSHIRDVAARIANEGYVVLAPDLYYRELPNNKFGYDEVEQAMAMMWRLDFGKPMENDIRAALAYVKSHSEVNPHRVGVTGFCLGGGLTFFTACKLSNEIAVAAPFYGMVSDDWVNAVKDITVPIYLFFGGQDPFIPGDRIRQIESRFQELGKDYTLKVYPDAGHGFFCHERFDYNHLAAEDGWGELTRFFHQHLQAFSSQTLTEAI; encoded by the coding sequence ATGAAAATTGAACAAACCGAGGTATTAATTTCTACATCGGATGGAGAAATGCCCGCCTGCCTATTTACACCAACAGGATCTGATTACCTGGAAGTAGGCAGTGCTTCGCATTATAAGCCCGCCATCCTGCTGCTGATGGAGGCATTTGGCTTAACGTCACATATCCGAGATGTAGCAGCCCGGATTGCGAACGAAGGTTATGTAGTCCTGGCTCCAGATTTATACTACCGCGAGTTGCCGAACAACAAATTTGGTTATGACGAGGTTGAGCAAGCGATGGCAATGATGTGGCGCTTGGATTTCGGCAAGCCAATGGAGAACGACATTCGAGCCGCATTAGCCTATGTAAAGTCACACTCAGAAGTGAACCCCCATCGTGTCGGAGTAACCGGGTTTTGCCTGGGCGGCGGCTTAACCTTTTTTACGGCTTGCAAGTTATCAAACGAAATTGCGGTCGCGGCTCCCTTCTACGGCATGGTTTCCGATGACTGGGTTAATGCAGTCAAAGATATCACGGTGCCTATCTACCTATTTTTCGGCGGTCAAGATCCCTTTATTCCAGGCGATCGCATTCGGCAAATTGAGTCGCGATTTCAAGAACTTGGTAAAGACTACACCTTGAAGGTTTACCCCGATGCAGGTCATGGTTTTTTCTGCCACGAACGATTTGACTACAACCATCTGGCGGCGGAAGATGGCTGGGGCGAACTAACTCGATTCTTTCATCAGCATCTACAGGCTTTCTCTTCCCAAACATTGACAGAAGCTATTTGA
- a CDS encoding site-specific integrase → MKVNRNGQSKILTPQERQLLLNQGFLCQRDRALNELCYYTACRISEARQARYTDIFDGDKVRDTIVIRKCITKGQQATRCIPTHPNLAQSLEKYIQDSRKLLKIKQIIGQWDYKSLYCGQVFDNEQRIICPKCASYDITTAGMVRDKQMYKCKSCLYRFQIKTAFVDHPELRDTVIRLGVYNSMSYGFLFMYPKNPYLFPGAEGKECLALNTAIGIFMKGCRRVNLVGASTHSWRRTALTEMHKAGVPIRVTQNISGHSRVSNLQKYLEVSREEVEEAVFLLP, encoded by the coding sequence ATGAAAGTCAATAGAAACGGTCAGTCCAAAATTTTAACCCCACAAGAAAGACAACTTTTGCTGAATCAAGGTTTTCTCTGTCAAAGAGACCGCGCCTTGAATGAACTCTGTTACTACACAGCCTGTCGGATTTCAGAAGCCCGACAAGCTCGGTACACAGATATCTTTGATGGGGATAAAGTTCGAGATACTATCGTCATTAGGAAATGCATTACTAAAGGTCAACAAGCTACTCGCTGCATTCCCACTCATCCAAATCTAGCCCAGTCTTTAGAAAAATACATCCAAGACTCTAGGAAACTTCTAAAGATTAAACAAATTATTGGACAATGGGATTACAAGAGCTTGTATTGTGGTCAAGTTTTTGACAACGAGCAGAGAATTATTTGCCCTAAATGTGCCAGCTACGATATTACAACTGCTGGGATGGTTCGGGATAAACAAATGTATAAATGTAAAAGCTGTTTGTATCGCTTTCAAATAAAAACAGCTTTCGTGGATCATCCTGAACTAAGAGACACTGTAATTCGTCTGGGAGTTTATAACTCAATGAGTTACGGTTTTCTTTTCATGTATCCCAAGAACCCTTATTTATTTCCTGGCGCAGAAGGAAAAGAGTGTCTCGCTTTGAACACAGCTATTGGCATCTTCATGAAGGGTTGTAGGCGAGTGAATTTAGTTGGAGCTTCTACTCATAGTTGGCGACGGACAGCACTAACAGAGATGCATAAAGCTGGGGTGCCCATCAGAGTCACTCAAAATATTTCTGGACATAGCCGGGTCTCCAATCTCCAAAAATATCTAGAAGTTTCTAGAGAAGAAGTTGAAGAGGCTGTGTTTCTTTTACCTTAA
- a CDS encoding ribbon-helix-helix domain-containing protein, translating to MKKGGKRPRTKGEPAFYDEMKKRVNFTLTPTGIEGLDELAKAWDVSRSELMERIGRGVIPVSKPEESTS from the coding sequence ATGAAGAAAGGAGGCAAAAGACCGCGCACGAAAGGAGAACCCGCCTTCTATGATGAGATGAAGAAACGGGTAAATTTCACCCTGACTCCCACTGGCATTGAGGGTTTAGATGAGTTAGCTAAAGCGTGGGATGTCTCTCGCTCCGAACTGATGGAACGCATCGGTCGTGGCGTTATTCCAGTATCAAAGCCGGAGGAGTCCACTAGCTAA
- a CDS encoding tyrosine-type recombinase/integrase — protein sequence MGDSKTTTSIPEESSLALTVPLPLTRHPAHVYLTSLGQGSRQTMRGSLNAIASMLTFGECDVMTLDWAKLRYQHTAAVRAVLIEKYSPATVNKMLTALKRVLQEALKLELLSEKDYKLATDLRPVPGSKGLRGRALSRDEIAALVKVCQNDSTPTGTRDAALIAILRGSGVRRRELVNLDKSDFYPSKGAIEVRDGKGGKDRTVYLSTQAIRVVLNWLAVRGDAPGPLLCPVSKGKRVTIRRLTSQSVLFILQKRGEEADVADFSTHDFRRTFISDLLDAGVDLVTVQRLAGHSDPSTSSRYDRRPEAVKRRAVELLDLPGLSE from the coding sequence ATGGGTGACTCCAAAACCACGACTTCTATCCCAGAGGAGTCTTCTTTAGCGCTGACTGTGCCACTGCCCTTGACGCGACATCCGGCACACGTCTATCTCACGTCTTTGGGGCAGGGGTCAAGACAGACGATGCGGGGTTCTCTCAACGCGATCGCATCAATGCTGACATTTGGAGAGTGTGATGTGATGACTCTCGATTGGGCCAAGCTGCGGTATCAGCACACGGCAGCGGTGAGGGCTGTTTTAATAGAGAAGTATAGCCCCGCCACAGTCAACAAAATGCTAACGGCGTTGAAAAGAGTGTTGCAGGAGGCTCTCAAATTGGAGTTACTCTCGGAAAAAGACTATAAGTTAGCGACTGACCTGCGCCCAGTTCCCGGCAGCAAAGGTTTGAGAGGTCGCGCTTTGAGTCGGGACGAGATCGCGGCTCTTGTTAAAGTCTGCCAAAACGATTCCACGCCCACTGGGACAAGGGACGCGGCATTGATTGCCATCTTGCGGGGGTCTGGAGTGCGTCGCCGGGAGTTAGTCAATCTGGATAAGAGTGATTTTTACCCCTCAAAGGGAGCGATTGAAGTTCGCGATGGGAAGGGAGGGAAAGACCGGACGGTGTACCTGTCTACTCAGGCAATTCGGGTGGTGTTAAATTGGTTAGCGGTTCGGGGTGACGCTCCTGGTCCGTTGTTGTGTCCGGTGAGTAAAGGCAAGCGAGTCACCATCAGACGGCTCACCTCGCAGTCCGTGTTATTCATTCTGCAAAAACGAGGAGAAGAGGCGGATGTTGCTGATTTCAGTACCCACGATTTCCGCCGAACTTTTATCTCTGACCTGCTAGATGCGGGTGTGGACCTGGTAACGGTTCAACGCCTTGCGGGGCACTCCGACCCCAGTACCAGTTCCCGCTACGACAGAAGACCTGAAGCGGTGAAGCGACGGGCGGTGGAACTTTTGGACTTGCCGGGGCTTTCTGAATAG
- a CDS encoding AraC family transcriptional regulator, producing the protein MQKVPVIDYRQANAANSLLPKPSILSSSGWSNLHLEVYQQPKFEIAEHQHTMHAIALAAHASAIACGLPESPEQPELDSLIASGERWLDGKLVRERRRVGDIAIIPAGIFHRCNWATSVEFMILAIEPALLQQVGQDFVNPDRIELTPRFMNDADPLIQGIFSTLKEELESGKIGGDLLIDSLKTTLAIHLLRNYCTIQPKLSSYPDGLSQSTLQQVTEYIHEHLHQDLKLVELCAIAQLSPYHFLRLFKQRTGTTPHQYILQRRIEKAKHLLKHSELSIADIAALTGFCDQSHLTRCFKRIVGITPKQLLQT; encoded by the coding sequence ATGCAAAAAGTGCCGGTCATTGATTATCGCCAAGCGAATGCAGCCAATTCACTATTGCCCAAACCCTCTATCCTCTCAAGCTCTGGCTGGAGTAACCTGCATCTAGAAGTTTACCAGCAGCCAAAATTTGAAATCGCCGAGCATCAACATACGATGCACGCGATCGCGCTAGCCGCGCACGCTAGCGCGATCGCTTGTGGGCTTCCTGAATCACCCGAACAACCAGAATTGGATAGCCTGATTGCCTCAGGAGAACGGTGGTTGGATGGAAAGCTGGTGCGGGAAAGGCGGAGAGTGGGAGATATTGCCATAATTCCTGCGGGCATTTTCCATCGCTGTAACTGGGCTACCTCAGTTGAGTTTATGATTTTGGCAATTGAGCCTGCCCTCCTCCAACAGGTCGGTCAGGATTTTGTGAATCCAGATCGCATTGAACTTACGCCCCGATTTATGAATGACGCAGATCCTTTGATTCAAGGAATTTTTTCGACCTTGAAAGAGGAATTAGAGTCTGGCAAAATCGGTGGTGATTTGCTGATTGATAGCCTCAAAACCACATTAGCGATTCACCTGTTACGGAACTATTGCACCATCCAACCGAAGCTTTCGAGTTATCCAGATGGATTATCTCAATCAACGCTGCAACAGGTAACAGAGTATATTCATGAGCATCTCCATCAGGACTTGAAGCTGGTTGAGTTGTGCGCGATCGCTCAACTTAGCCCCTATCATTTTCTACGTCTGTTCAAGCAACGGACAGGAACCACACCCCATCAATACATCCTGCAACGGCGAATTGAAAAAGCAAAACATCTGTTAAAACACAGCGAACTGAGCATTGCGGATATTGCAGCGCTAACAGGTTTTTGCGATCAAAGCCACTTGACGAGATGCTTCAAACGCATCGTTGGTATAACACCAAAACAACTCCTGCAAACCTGA
- a CDS encoding AAA family ATPase, protein MPKIISLFNQAGGTGKTTLTQNLGYQLTQRGHNVLLVDIDPQASLTAFMGLEPFELSQTIADALLKDAPLPVHRQLHGMDLVPSNILLSAAEVQLHSALAREWRLKQVLSSVQNNYNFILVDCPPTLGIFSIVSLVASTHVLVPIQTHFKAFLGVELLLDSIRQVRERINPELAIIGVVPMMHESRTSQGKVILDGIKEQLGRVAPIFPAIPRAIAFADASMERKPLAVYDPKHPAVPLLEFIAQRLEKD, encoded by the coding sequence GTGCCCAAGATTATCTCCCTGTTTAATCAGGCGGGTGGAACAGGTAAAACCACCCTGACACAGAACTTAGGTTATCAGCTTACCCAACGGGGACATAATGTGTTGCTAGTTGATATTGATCCACAAGCATCACTAACTGCATTCATGGGTTTAGAACCGTTTGAGTTGTCGCAAACGATCGCGGACGCATTACTTAAAGATGCTCCACTCCCAGTTCATCGACAGCTTCATGGCATGGATTTAGTTCCTTCAAACATTCTCCTTTCCGCCGCCGAGGTACAGCTTCACTCCGCGCTCGCTCGTGAATGGAGGCTTAAGCAAGTTCTCTCGTCTGTTCAGAACAACTATAATTTCATACTGGTTGATTGCCCTCCTACACTGGGAATTTTCAGTATTGTGAGTCTGGTGGCTTCAACCCATGTACTTGTCCCGATTCAGACTCACTTCAAAGCGTTTCTGGGTGTAGAACTCCTTCTCGACTCTATTCGTCAGGTAAGAGAACGTATTAATCCAGAACTGGCTATTATTGGTGTAGTTCCGATGATGCACGAGAGCCGCACTAGCCAAGGGAAAGTCATTCTAGATGGTATAAAAGAGCAACTCGGCAGGGTAGCGCCCATCTTTCCGGCTATTCCCAGAGCGATCGCTTTTGCTGATGCTTCGATGGAGCGAAAACCACTAGCCGTCTATGACCCTAAGCATCCGGCTGTGCCGCTCCTTGAATTTATTGCTCAGAGATTGGAGAAAGACTAA
- a CDS encoding ParB/RepB/Spo0J family partition protein, with amino-acid sequence MAVKKSGRTAPELKTLDAYLSKPSEPSTSKAPIDKIRHPLKQPRRYFAPDKLAQLVKSVKEHGILEPLLVRPLEAGEYELVAGERRLRAARDAGLTEVPIVSRALDDKQALQIALMENLQREDLNPLEETEAVLELLAIVLELDTREVVSVLHQSYNAKQRGIELNQNVLIQLEKIESLLSSIGRFNAGTFRSSRLPLLNLPSDVLEALRKGELEYTKAMAIARVKDEQLRSDLLSLAIAENLSLNEIKAHIKELKPQSESTPQRIMLERLSEISKRLQKSKTWGERKKRERIARLLDELDKLTKES; translated from the coding sequence ATGGCTGTCAAGAAGTCCGGGCGAACGGCTCCAGAGCTAAAGACGCTGGATGCTTACCTTAGTAAACCTTCAGAGCCATCCACTTCAAAAGCGCCAATCGATAAGATTCGCCACCCCTTGAAGCAACCCCGTCGCTATTTTGCACCTGACAAGCTGGCTCAACTCGTGAAGTCAGTTAAGGAGCATGGCATTTTAGAACCTTTGTTAGTTCGTCCTCTTGAGGCTGGGGAGTACGAGCTGGTTGCCGGGGAACGACGGCTCCGAGCTGCTCGCGATGCCGGATTAACAGAAGTTCCCATCGTTTCCCGCGCTCTGGATGATAAGCAGGCTCTCCAAATCGCCTTAATGGAGAATCTTCAGCGAGAAGACCTGAACCCATTGGAAGAGACGGAGGCTGTGCTGGAACTGCTAGCGATTGTTCTGGAATTAGACACTCGCGAGGTGGTGTCTGTTCTCCACCAGTCCTATAACGCTAAACAACGAGGAATTGAGTTGAATCAGAACGTTCTGATTCAATTGGAGAAGATTGAGTCACTCCTATCTTCAATAGGACGTTTCAATGCTGGAACCTTTCGTTCTAGTCGTCTTCCCCTACTGAATCTTCCATCGGATGTGCTAGAAGCGCTACGGAAGGGAGAGCTTGAGTACACAAAAGCGATGGCGATTGCGCGGGTGAAGGATGAACAGCTTCGGTCTGATTTGCTTTCGTTGGCAATTGCGGAGAACTTATCGCTCAACGAAATCAAGGCACATATTAAAGAACTCAAGCCTCAATCAGAATCAACTCCACAGAGGATTATGCTTGAGCGTTTGAGTGAAATTAGTAAGCGTTTACAGAAGAGCAAGACTTGGGGTGAGAGAAAGAAGAGAGAGCGGATTGCTAGATTGTTGGATGAGTTGGATAAACTGACAAAAGAGAGTTAG
- a CDS encoding tyrosine-type recombinase/integrase: MLIDRNGRAKVLSDREIEQLFEQGFRFARDKALFATCFYTACRVSEARQMHFVDAFHEETVRDDIIIRKANSKGKQGTRTIPTHPHLKKILQQYRQDSLELLRLRELFGGWSHKNLNSEGKLVWNNMFQCPLCDSKHFSKQGWYRDKEQVYLCKNCHSYFHESKLIKSQLDANTSPTIKYDTLGVISSSNYGFLFAEPNNPFLFPGKQGQGCLSLRNAINIFEITFDKLGISGASSHSCRRTSLTIMHREGVILRVLQEISGHKDLGALQKYLEVSPDQTRAAINVLG; the protein is encoded by the coding sequence ATGTTGATTGACAGAAATGGTCGAGCCAAAGTCCTCAGCGATAGAGAAATTGAACAGCTATTTGAGCAAGGGTTTAGGTTTGCTAGGGATAAAGCTCTATTTGCTACCTGCTTTTATACAGCTTGTCGAGTTTCTGAAGCCCGTCAAATGCATTTCGTTGACGCTTTTCATGAGGAAACAGTGCGAGATGACATTATCATTCGTAAAGCCAATAGCAAAGGAAAACAAGGGACTCGGACGATTCCCACCCACCCTCATCTTAAAAAGATTCTCCAGCAGTATCGCCAAGATTCTTTAGAATTACTCCGGCTGCGAGAACTATTTGGCGGGTGGAGCCATAAGAACTTAAATTCAGAAGGAAAACTGGTTTGGAACAATATGTTCCAATGTCCTCTTTGCGATTCTAAGCATTTTAGTAAGCAAGGCTGGTACAGAGATAAAGAACAAGTTTACCTCTGTAAAAATTGCCATAGTTATTTTCATGAATCAAAACTCATCAAATCTCAACTTGATGCCAATACTTCGCCAACGATAAAATATGACACTTTAGGAGTAATCAGTTCATCAAATTACGGATTTTTATTCGCCGAACCCAACAATCCATTCCTGTTTCCAGGAAAACAAGGTCAGGGATGTCTTAGCCTCAGAAATGCTATCAACATTTTTGAGATAACTTTTGACAAACTTGGGATTTCTGGAGCTTCCTCTCACAGCTGTCGGCGGACATCGCTCACTATCATGCACCGCGAAGGAGTTATCCTTCGGGTGCTGCAAGAAATCAGCGGACATAAGGACTTAGGAGCTTTGCAGAAATACCTAGAAGTTTCTCCTGACCAAACACGGGCCGCCATTAATGTTTTGGGATGA